From Erigeron canadensis isolate Cc75 chromosome 8, C_canadensis_v1, whole genome shotgun sequence, one genomic window encodes:
- the LOC122610224 gene encoding uncharacterized protein LOC122610224, whose product MQVSIGRLFSRKLRRQWKLVTIGRHRFLQLNELDELRLGAYDNSMLYKERTKVWHDKRLRRKEFKVGDKVLLFLSKFKIKQPKLTSRWIGPYVIKHVYPSGYVELFKKDGGSFIVNGHRLKLYHEEEAVEGVTFEELPLFDFEE is encoded by the coding sequence atgcaggtttctattggccgacTATTTTCAAGGAAGCTCAGACGTCAGTGGAAACTTGTGACTATTGGCCGACATAGGTTTTTGCAGTTGAATGAGCTTGATGAGCTTAGATTAGGTGCCTATGATAACTCCATGTTGTacaaagaaagaacaaaagtgTGGCATGATAAAAGACTTCGTAGGAAAGAATTTAAAGTTGGTGATAAAGTCTTAttgtttttgtcaaagtttAAGATTAAGCAACCTAAATTGACTTCCCGTTGGATAGGACCTTATgtaattaagcatgtttaccCATCCGGATACGTTGAGTTGTTTAAAAAGGATGGAGGGTCGTTTATTGTTAAtggtcataggttgaagctttaTCATGAGGAAGAAGCCGTGGAGGGAGTTACTTTTGAGGAACTCCCATTGTTTGATTTCGAAGAGTAA